One segment of Sphingomonas qomolangmaensis DNA contains the following:
- the gltB gene encoding glutamate synthase large subunit translates to MIDQRARLAAEGMYRPEFEGDACGVGLVAATDGKPSRRVVQSAIDALKAVWHRGAVDADGMTGDGAGVHVDLPLRFFDDAVVASGHKVRPNRLAVGMIFLPRTDLGAQETCRTIVESVIIDAGYTIYGWRQVPVDVSVIGMKAQATRPEIEQIMIAGPMPDEADAAEFEKNLYLVRRRIERQVIAAQISGFYICSLSCRSIIYKGLFLAESLSLFYPDLLDERFESRVAIFHQRYSTNTFPQWWLAQPFRCLAHNGEINTIRGNKNWMLSHEIKMASIAFGEHSEDIKPVIPAGASDTAALDATFEAICRSGRDAPTAKLMLVPEAWQGRSDLPTAHADMYSYLASVMEPWDGPAALAMTDGRWAVAGLDRNALRPLRYTRTSDGLLIVGSETGMVPVPESSVLEKGRLGPGEMIAVDLDAGVLFHDREIKDRIAAEHDYAEMIGGYLSIEDLPDVPASACRYDRAELARRQVAAGQTLEDMELILAPMVEMSKEAIGSMGDDTPLAVISDKPRLISHFFRQNFSQVTNPPIDPLRERYVMSLKTRFGNLANILDVEAARGRVLVLESPVLTCAEWDRLKAHFGGLSATIDCTFSPASGPDSLRTAIASIRAQAEQAVREGKTELFLTDEAVCEDRVAIPGVLATAAVHTHLVRRGLRSYASVNVRVSECLDTHYYAVLIGVGATTVNAYLTEAAIADRQARGLFGDLSLDQCLARHRTAIDEGLLKIMSKMGIAVISSYRGGYNFEAVGLSRALVADLFPGMPAKISGEGYASLYVNATERHEAAFDRAVTTLPIGGFYRQRHSGETHAYSAQLMHLLQTAVGNDSFSTYMQFSRGVRDLPPVYLRDLLEFNFPREGIAIEQVEAITEIRKRFVTPGMSLGALSPEAHETLAIAMNRIGAKAVSGEGGEDKLRYTPYANGDNANSGVKQIASGRFGVTAEYLNACDEIEIKVAQGAKPGEGGQLPGFKVTEFIAKLRHATPGVTLISPPPHHDIYSIEDLAQLIYDLKQINPRARVCVKLVSSAGIGTVAAGVAKAHADVILISGHVGGTGASPQTSIKYAGTPWEMGLSEVNQTLTLNGLRGRVTLRTDGGLKTGRDIVIAAILGAEEFGIGTLSLVAMGCIMVRQCHSNTCPVGVCTQDEKMRAKFTGTPEKVINLMTFIAEEVREILARLGVKTLNDLVGRTEFLRQVSRGAEHLDDLDLNPILAKVDATDAERRFSLSTFRNAVPDSLDAQMIKDAAAVFSRGEKMQLTYSVRNTHRAVGTRLSSEITRTFGMSKLADGHVHVRLRGSAGQSLGAFLCKGVTLEVFGDANDYVGKGLSGGRIVVRPMVSSPLLSQDNTILGNTVLYGATSGRLLAAGQAGERFAVRNSGAEVVVEGCGANGCEYMTGGIAVVLGKVGHNFGAGMTGGMAFIYDPEDRFAERANPESIVWNRLSSAHWEGVLRDLIAAHHDATDSKWSGGLLDDWDRVRGHFWQVVPKEMLDRLAVPIDDRSAPELVAAE, encoded by the coding sequence ATGATCGACCAACGCGCTCGCCTCGCTGCCGAAGGCATGTATCGCCCTGAATTTGAGGGCGATGCCTGCGGCGTCGGGCTCGTCGCCGCCACCGATGGCAAGCCGTCGCGCCGCGTCGTCCAGTCGGCGATCGATGCGCTGAAAGCGGTGTGGCATCGCGGCGCAGTCGATGCCGATGGCATGACCGGCGACGGCGCGGGCGTGCATGTCGATCTGCCGCTGCGCTTTTTCGACGATGCCGTCGTCGCCTCGGGGCACAAGGTCCGGCCCAACCGGCTCGCGGTCGGCATGATCTTCCTCCCGCGAACCGATCTCGGCGCACAGGAAACCTGCCGCACGATCGTCGAGAGCGTCATCATCGATGCCGGCTACACCATCTATGGCTGGCGGCAGGTGCCCGTCGACGTGTCGGTGATCGGCATGAAGGCGCAGGCGACCCGGCCCGAGATCGAGCAGATCATGATCGCCGGCCCGATGCCAGACGAGGCTGACGCCGCGGAGTTCGAGAAGAACCTGTATCTGGTCCGCCGGCGGATCGAACGGCAGGTGATCGCCGCGCAGATCAGCGGCTTCTACATCTGCTCGCTCAGCTGCCGCTCGATCATCTACAAGGGGCTGTTCCTCGCCGAGAGCCTGTCGCTCTTCTACCCCGACCTGCTCGACGAACGCTTCGAAAGCCGCGTCGCGATCTTCCATCAGCGGTATTCGACCAACACCTTCCCGCAATGGTGGCTGGCGCAGCCCTTCCGCTGCCTGGCGCACAATGGCGAGATCAACACGATCCGCGGCAACAAGAACTGGATGCTCAGCCACGAGATCAAGATGGCGAGCATCGCGTTCGGCGAGCATTCGGAAGACATCAAGCCGGTGATCCCCGCGGGCGCGTCGGACACCGCCGCGCTCGATGCGACGTTCGAGGCGATCTGCCGCTCGGGCCGCGACGCGCCCACCGCCAAGCTGATGCTGGTGCCCGAGGCCTGGCAGGGCCGCAGCGACCTGCCGACCGCGCATGCCGATATGTATTCGTATCTCGCAAGCGTGATGGAGCCGTGGGACGGCCCCGCCGCGCTCGCGATGACCGACGGGCGCTGGGCGGTGGCGGGGCTCGACCGCAACGCGCTGCGACCTTTGCGCTACACGCGCACCTCGGACGGGTTGCTGATCGTCGGATCGGAGACCGGGATGGTGCCGGTGCCCGAATCCTCGGTGCTCGAAAAGGGCAGGCTCGGGCCGGGCGAGATGATCGCGGTCGACCTCGACGCCGGCGTGCTGTTCCACGATCGCGAGATCAAGGACCGGATCGCCGCCGAGCATGATTATGCCGAGATGATCGGCGGCTATCTCTCGATCGAAGACCTGCCCGACGTTCCCGCCAGCGCCTGCCGCTATGATCGCGCCGAGCTGGCACGGCGGCAGGTCGCAGCGGGCCAGACGCTCGAGGACATGGAGCTCATCCTCGCGCCGATGGTCGAGATGAGCAAGGAAGCGATCGGCTCGATGGGCGACGATACCCCGCTCGCGGTGATCAGCGACAAGCCGCGCCTGATCAGCCATTTCTTCCGCCAGAATTTCAGCCAGGTCACCAACCCGCCGATCGATCCGTTGCGCGAACGCTATGTGATGTCGCTCAAGACGCGGTTCGGCAATCTCGCCAACATCCTCGATGTCGAGGCGGCGCGCGGGCGCGTGCTGGTGCTCGAATCGCCGGTGCTCACCTGCGCCGAATGGGATCGGCTGAAGGCGCATTTCGGCGGGCTGTCGGCGACGATCGACTGCACCTTCTCGCCCGCCAGCGGCCCCGATTCGCTGCGCACCGCGATCGCGAGCATCCGCGCGCAGGCCGAACAGGCGGTGCGCGAGGGCAAGACCGAATTGTTCCTGACCGACGAGGCGGTGTGCGAGGATCGCGTCGCGATCCCCGGCGTGCTCGCGACCGCGGCGGTGCATACGCATCTCGTCCGGCGGGGCTTGCGCTCCTATGCCAGCGTCAACGTCCGCGTGTCCGAATGCCTCGACACGCATTATTATGCGGTGCTGATCGGTGTCGGCGCGACGACGGTGAACGCCTATCTCACCGAAGCCGCGATCGCCGACCGCCAGGCGCGCGGGCTGTTCGGCGACCTGTCGCTCGACCAGTGCCTGGCGCGGCATCGCACCGCGATCGACGAGGGTCTGCTCAAGATCATGTCGAAGATGGGGATCGCGGTGATCTCCAGCTATCGCGGCGGCTATAATTTCGAAGCGGTAGGCTTGAGCCGCGCGCTGGTCGCCGATCTGTTCCCCGGCATGCCCGCCAAGATCTCGGGCGAGGGCTATGCCTCGCTCTACGTCAACGCGACCGAGCGGCACGAAGCGGCGTTCGATCGCGCGGTGACGACGCTGCCGATCGGCGGCTTCTATCGCCAGCGCCATTCGGGCGAGACGCATGCCTATTCGGCGCAGCTGATGCACCTGCTGCAGACCGCGGTCGGCAATGACAGCTTCTCGACCTATATGCAGTTTTCGCGCGGGGTGCGCGATTTGCCGCCGGTGTATCTGCGCGACCTGCTCGAGTTCAATTTCCCGCGCGAGGGAATCGCGATCGAGCAGGTCGAGGCGATCACCGAGATCCGCAAGCGCTTCGTCACGCCGGGCATGTCGTTGGGCGCGCTCAGCCCCGAGGCGCACGAGACGCTGGCGATCGCGATGAACCGCATCGGCGCCAAGGCGGTGTCGGGCGAGGGCGGCGAGGACAAGCTGCGCTACACCCCCTATGCCAATGGCGACAACGCCAATTCGGGGGTTAAGCAGATCGCCAGCGGGCGCTTCGGCGTGACCGCCGAATATCTCAACGCCTGCGACGAGATCGAGATCAAGGTGGCGCAGGGTGCCAAGCCCGGCGAGGGCGGGCAATTGCCCGGCTTCAAGGTGACCGAGTTCATCGCCAAGCTTCGCCACGCGACGCCCGGCGTCACGCTGATCAGCCCGCCGCCGCACCACGACATCTATTCGATCGAGGATCTGGCGCAGCTGATCTATGATCTCAAGCAGATCAATCCGCGTGCGCGGGTTTGCGTGAAGCTGGTGTCGTCTGCTGGAATCGGCACCGTCGCGGCGGGGGTGGCCAAGGCGCATGCCGACGTCATCCTGATCTCCGGCCATGTCGGCGGCACCGGCGCGTCCCCGCAGACCAGCATCAAATATGCCGGCACGCCGTGGGAAATGGGGCTTTCCGAGGTCAACCAGACGCTGACGCTCAACGGCTTGCGCGGGCGGGTGACGCTGCGCACCGATGGCGGGCTCAAGACCGGGCGCGACATCGTGATCGCGGCGATCCTGGGGGCCGAGGAATTCGGCATCGGTACATTGAGCCTGGTGGCGATGGGCTGCATCATGGTGCGCCAATGCCATTCGAACACCTGCCCCGTCGGCGTGTGCACGCAGGATGAAAAGATGCGCGCCAAGTTCACCGGCACGCCCGAAAAGGTCATCAACCTGATGACCTTCATCGCCGAGGAAGTGCGCGAAATCCTCGCGCGGCTGGGGGTGAAGACGCTCAACGATCTGGTCGGGCGCACCGAATTCCTGCGCCAGGTGAGCCGCGGGGCCGAGCATCTCGACGATCTCGACCTCAACCCGATCCTGGCCAAGGTCGACGCTACCGATGCCGAGCGGCGCTTCAGCCTCAGTACCTTCCGCAACGCGGTGCCCGACAGCCTCGATGCGCAGATGATCAAGGACGCCGCCGCGGTGTTCTCGCGCGGCGAGAAGATGCAGTTGACCTATTCGGTGCGCAACACCCACCGTGCGGTCGGCACCCGGCTGTCGAGCGAGATCACGCGCACCTTCGGCATGTCGAAGCTCGCTGACGGGCATGTCCATGTCCGGCTGCGCGGCAGCGCGGGCCAGTCGCTCGGCGCGTTCCTGTGCAAGGGCGTGACGCTCGAAGTGTTCGGCGATGCCAACGACTATGTCGGCAAGGGGCTGTCGGGGGGGCGGATCGTGGTGCGGCCGATGGTGTCGTCGCCGCTGCTGTCGCAGGACAACACGATCCTGGGAAACACCGTGCTGTACGGTGCGACCAGCGGCCGCCTGCTCGCGGCGGGGCAGGCGGGCGAGCGCTTCGCGGTGCGCAATTCGGGCGCCGAAGTGGTGGTCGAGGGCTGCGGCGCGAATGGCTGCGAATACATGACCGGCGGCATCGCGGTGGTGCTCGGCAAGGTCGGGCATAATTTCGGTGCGGGCATGACCGGGGGAATGGCGTTCATCTACGACCCTGAAGACCGCTTCGCCGAGCGCGCCAATCCCGAGAGCATCGTGTGGAACCGCCTGTCATCGGCGCATTGGGAGGGCGTGTTGCGCGACCTGATCGCCGCGCATCACGATGCCACCGACAGCAAATGGTCGGGCGGGCTGCTCGACGATTGGGACCGGGTGCGCGGGCATTTCTGGCAGGTGGTGCCGAAGGAAATGCTCGATCGGCTGGCAGTGCCGATCGACGATCGCAGTGCGCCCGAACTGGTGGCGGCGGAATAA
- a CDS encoding glutathione S-transferase family protein gives MWQLYQFPLCPFSRKVRLLLAEKGVGYDPVRESPWLRRDEFLDMNPAGQTPVMVHNERPGRPMIDSMAICEYFEETVEKSAMINGTAADRAEIRRLVTWFDTQFYRDITAPLLKERMEKRLVLRESPDAGRLREAMKAAVSHLDYIDYLLDHRKWIAGSTISLADLAAAAQISIADYLGGIDWKSHEQTKRWYVGMKSRPSFRPLLAERMEVVSPHADYEKLDL, from the coding sequence ATGTGGCAACTCTACCAATTCCCCTTGTGTCCCTTCTCGCGCAAGGTGCGCCTCCTGCTGGCCGAAAAGGGCGTAGGCTATGACCCGGTGCGCGAATCGCCCTGGCTGAGGCGCGACGAGTTTCTCGACATGAACCCCGCCGGGCAGACCCCGGTGATGGTGCACAACGAGCGCCCGGGCCGACCGATGATCGATTCGATGGCGATCTGCGAATATTTCGAGGAAACCGTCGAAAAGAGCGCGATGATCAACGGCACCGCCGCCGACCGTGCCGAAATTCGCCGGCTGGTGACCTGGTTCGACACCCAATTCTATCGCGACATCACCGCGCCCCTGCTCAAGGAGCGGATGGAAAAGCGGCTGGTGCTGCGCGAATCGCCCGATGCCGGGCGGCTGCGCGAGGCGATGAAGGCCGCGGTGTCGCACCTCGATTACATCGATTACCTGCTCGACCATCGCAAATGGATCGCCGGATCGACGATCAGCCTCGCCGATCTGGCGGCGGCGGCGCAGATTTCGATCGCCGATTATCTGGGCGGGATCGACTGGAAGAGCCACGAACAGACCAAGCGCTGGTATGTCGGCATGAAGAGCCGCCCGAGCTTTCGCCCGCTGCTCGCCGAGCGGATGGAAGTCGTCAGCCCGCACGCCGATTACGAGAAACTCGACCTGTAA
- a CDS encoding metal-dependent hydrolase, translating into MTILWLAAAVAVVMLSRHRIANACALVLAMVAGTTFPDVDFFLPLDHRSGLTHSILPLLLLAYHPRLRGVVAGLAIGIGLHLAADCFPNGMRGYATIKLPFAGSIGSSASYLWLGLNALAALGIGAAIAAHLFDRLMLAVTAIAVAGIAVAYLAVTDGGWPPLALFAAAGWLTHRRRVAA; encoded by the coding sequence ATGACGATCCTGTGGCTGGCGGCCGCCGTCGCGGTGGTGATGTTGTCGCGCCATCGAATAGCCAATGCCTGCGCATTGGTGTTGGCGATGGTCGCCGGCACCACCTTTCCCGATGTCGACTTCTTCCTGCCGCTCGATCACCGCAGCGGGCTGACGCACAGCATTCTACCGTTGCTGCTGCTCGCCTATCATCCGCGGCTGCGCGGGGTGGTCGCGGGGCTGGCGATCGGCATCGGCCTTCATCTTGCCGCCGATTGCTTCCCCAACGGCATGCGCGGCTATGCGACGATCAAGCTGCCGTTTGCCGGGTCGATCGGCAGCAGCGCTTCTTATCTGTGGCTTGGGCTGAATGCGCTGGCGGCGCTCGGCATCGGCGCGGCGATCGCGGCACACCTCTTCGATCGACTCATGCTCGCGGTGACCGCGATCGCGGTAGCAGGCATTGCGGTCGCCTATCTGGCGGTCACCGACGGCGGCTGGCCGCCGCTGGCACTGTTCGCGGCGGCGGGGTGGCTGACCCACCGCCGCCGCGTTGCCGCCTGA
- a CDS encoding nucleotidyltransferase domain-containing protein has product MRLEPEEVRAIKECARDAFGENVVVRLFGSRVRDDERGGDIDLHVEVDPLDDQWRARGVFEDRLLRRIEPQKVDLIISERGRTPRGFERIAYRDGVVL; this is encoded by the coding sequence GTGAGGCTGGAGCCCGAAGAGGTTCGCGCGATTAAGGAATGTGCGCGCGATGCTTTTGGCGAAAACGTCGTGGTGCGCCTGTTTGGCAGTCGCGTCCGCGATGACGAGCGCGGCGGCGATATCGACCTGCATGTCGAAGTCGATCCTTTGGACGACCAGTGGCGAGCGCGCGGTGTTTTCGAAGATCGACTTCTTCGCCGAATCGAGCCTCAAAAGGTCGACCTCATCATCAGTGAACGTGGAAGAACGCCCCGCGGCTTCGAGAGGATTGCCTATCGCGACGGTGTCGTCTTGTGA